The DNA segment cgaacaggaggcagccagacaactctccaacaccacattttacagacctttcttccctgatcccactttggaattccaaaagaaattacaactacttaaggaactccctgctgctacttgggaccttattcactcagacacaccatctgagccccagcctggattattctatttacttcccaaaatccacaaacctggaaaccccagacgccctaacatttcaggtattggcgtccttaccaccggactatccagttatgtggactccctcctcaaaccctatgccaccaacactctcagctatctctgagacaccactgacttcctgaggaaattacaaaacatcagaaaagttcctgacaacaccatccttgccaccatggatatagCAGCTCCGTACCCTAATACTCCACACgcagacggattacaagcaatcaggaatatcatccctgatgtcaccacagccaatctggtgtctgacctctgtaactttgttctcacccacaattttttctgatttggagacaatttatacctccagattagtggaactgccatgggcacccccatggccccacaatatgctaatatattcatggctgacctggaacaacgattcctcacctctcatcccctattatccctcacctacttacgatacattgatgacatctttatgatttggacccatggtgtagagactctagaagaattccacagagactttaataatctgtACCCCATCATCAACTTATGTCTTGACTACTctacacaagagatacatttcctggacactacagtacaaatcaaggatggcctgattggtagcccactctaccagaaatccactgattgctatacttacctacacgcttcaaGCTTCCATCCTGCTCACACAACACGATCCATCtcttacagtcaagcccttaggcacAATCACATCTGTTCTGATCGTACTGACAGTGactaaaaactacaagatctctaccaaacattcataaacctgaattatgcACTGGGAGAagttaacccccccccccacccagaaaaaacaaaacaaaacaaatcaacagggccagacaaatacccagaaactaaCTACTCtcagacaggcccaaaaaagccaagaacagaccatCACTGGTTATTGACTACAgcccctcaactcaaaccactgcaacacattattgaagacctacaacctacccttaatcaggaggccacactccacaaggccctaggtgacaggcctgttctctcctacagacaacctcccaaccttatgaggattctcaccaacaaccacagtctatactacaggaacaccagtcctgcaacttttccttgcaacaaggcccgctgccaactttgtccacgtatctgttctggggataccatcaccggacctaaccaggttagtcacagaatcacgggcacattctcatgttcctcaactaacatcatatatgccatcatgtgccaaccatgcccagatgctttgtatattggacagacttcaaattctcttagacaaagaattaatgggcacaaaacagacataaaaacgctcTTGATTCACAAACCTATCcatcaacactttaatggagtgggccattctgataatgacctgaaagtctgtgttttactgaaaaggaactttaacagccgtttagaaagagaggctgttgaatgctcttttatattcaaattcgacacattaacatgtggtttgaactgggatggcaattatctggctcattataaggactcttttacacactctgctttatctaattcttgacttccccctctccttttgcccctctgccctctgatttgctgacctcgatgataattttttctgatttgtcaaccttgattactattttggttctctgtaccttaaatattgagtctgtcctggtaaggctatgatctgaagaggtgggtctgtcccacgaaagctcatcacctaataaattattttgttagtctttaaagtgtccctggactgcttttttgtttagttagtatatagactagcacagctatctctctgttaatattttaaCAGTGATATTTTGTCTAAATATGCCCCAGGTGGCATCTAAACCAGGGAAAAAGTGACCCAGGTGTGTAGAGCTATTTTTAGAAAAAATCAGTTGCATCAAAAGTTACAAGACAAGTTGAGGGAAAAAGAGTTTTAAACAAAGCTTTAAAGACGTAACTGAAGCAACATGGGGAGCaccattttattattaataacaaagtcaaggctggggctgtggagaagTTTAACATAACTTTAAAATCAAAGATATGGAGGGATTTTACTACCTGAACCATCACATAAGTATCTAAGGATGCCCTATCAGTGTGACATAAGATAATGCACTGAGCACGTTCAAAACTGGCAACAGGGATAGTTTTAGAACAAGGTGCCATGAGTGACTTTTAAGAAAGGGGATCACACAAGGGCATCTAAAACAAAGGGGAGTTTTGAAAAGGAATATCAACAAATCTTTACTATTTAACCTGTCTGGGGTTTTATTATGAGGACAGAGGCCTGTGTATGCATTTAAAGATTATGGAGAAGAGGAAGCCTGGGAgtctttttttcctcaaaaattaCAAAAAGTAAACACTAACAAGGACCACATTTATAGGATAGAAAAGGTTCCAGCAAAAAAAGgacagagaagggaaaaaaaaaattatttatgtgAAATggaaaggcaggcctgaaaaaaTGAACAGTTGGGTTAAGTGTCCCACGTTCAAGACATCTAGTGAAGGAAAGTATGACAGAAGGGAGTTTTTTTGTTACCTTACACCTAGCAATGCCTTGGTGGAAGTTCTCTCTCTAAATTCTAGTTCCAGAACAGCTATCATCTCCCTACTGGCAATTAACTCCTCCATTGCCGGTCCTAAGCCcagatgaaaaaggaggaaggttgggtgTCGGGTTACCAACTCAATCCTGTAAAACCTACCAattgctacagaaacaacaagtgcaaccaaacaaaataaacaaaaattaattcagCGCAAAGGTATCAACTCTTTTTTTAtgatggtgctggatgaaagccaaaaggaagttcAGTACCCGATGCAGAGCTCAATTTtaagtgccaaaaccacaacaaaaattggaacatggaatgtaaggaccttaAACCAATGTGGAAAGCTAGCACAATTACTCTGTGAATTTGACAGTTATCGAATGGACATCTTAGACACTAGCAAGATGAGATGGACAGGAAGTAATAGGCTAGTTAGTGATGGGAAAACCATTCCTTATTCAGGGAACGATAGTCAGCATATACAAGGCGTAGGCCTGATATTAAGTAAGGAAGCATCACGGGCAGTGGCTGGATGGAAGCCAGTGAATGAACATATTATCACAGTGAGATTCAAGTCAAGGCATGCGAAAACTACAATCATCCAAGTGTATGCACCAACCGAGGACTCTGACGATGCTGAAAAAGACATGTTTTACGATCTGTTACAAGACATCATCAGTGATGTTCCCAATCATGACATCACGTTACTCATAGGTGATACGAACGCATGAATAGATAACAGAAGACAGGGATGGGAACATGTGATTGGCCCGTACGGATCGTCAACGCAAACGAGTGACAATGGAGAGTGCTTACTACTATTCCGTAGCATGAACAACTTGTGCAGTGGAAACACCTATTTCACACACAAGAATATCCACAAGAAAACATGGCGGTCGTCTGATGGTATCACTAAcaatgaaatagactatttctgcaGCAGCAAACGATCGCGACCAGCTCTACTAGATGTGAGAGTATACCATGGAGCTGATGTTGGGTCAGACCACCATCTTTTGATGGCATCGCTCTGTCTTagccttaaaagaaaacaagaatggcAAACAGCTCCGCCCTATGCAGTTGAAAAGTTAAGAGACCAAGCCATAGCTGAACAGTACAAACTTAAACTTAGAAACTGATTTCAACAAATGCAACGTGAAACTTCACTTGAAGACCAGTGGAtgcagttcaaaagagcagtgactgAGATCGCAGAAGAGATGATTGGTCGAAGGAGAGGCACACAAAAAGAATGCTGGATACAGGACAGGACCTGGCAGTTGATTGATGAACGTGAGGTTGCGAAGAGGCAAAGAGATCAGGCAAAGCTGCCAGGTGAGAAAGTGGAAGCTATGGTGAAGTACCAGTTGTTGGATCGTAGCGTCAAGAAAAGCTGTCATGCTGACAAGAAAGAATGGTTAGAATGTaaaggtgctgaagcacaagacatAGCGAAGAAATGTGACACCAAGACACTATACCGGATTGTCCAGGAGTTAAcaggagcaagaagcaatagcaacgctcccatcaaagacaagaatgggaagatcttactcAGTAAAGAAGAACAAGATGCATGCTGGgtagaacacttcaaagaaacactgaaCCAACCAAACCCAGCTGCAACCTATGACTTCAgtaacttcaatctccctgacgAGCTGGAAGTAGACCTAGACATGATCACGACTGAGGAAACACACAGAGCGATAAAgacactaaagaacaacaaggctgctggcctagaccaaattgcagctgaactATTGAAGTATGGTGGAAACTCCGTGGTGCAGGAACTGAAAGGGctgttgaatgaatgttggagTGTGTCCCAGGcgagtggaggaagggaatgattgtcaagttaccaaagaaggTAAATGTCACTGATTGTAACAATTGGAGAGTTATCACACTCCTTTCTGTCCCAGGTAAGGTCTTCTGCATTGTCCtactcaggaggttgcagagTGTGGTGGATAAAACACTGCGTGAAGAGCAAGCCGGATTTCGCTGCGGACGATCATGTAGTGAACAGATCTTCACGTTGCGCAACATCATCAAACAGAGTATCGAGTTCCAACGGCCGCTGTTAATTAACTACATCGACTTTAAAAAGGCGTTAGACAGTGTTCATagagaatcattatggaacatagtgcgaacatatggcatcccacaacactacatcaacatcttccgAAATCTTTATCTGAATTCTAGTTGCGGCGTGAGGACCGATAATgggatgacagatttcttcaacatCGACTCCGGAGTGCATCAAGGGTgcgtcctgtctccattcttgttccttctggcggtggacttcatcatgagaaaggcaATGAGCAACGCACATCTAGttatctcatggaaagatcagcgtCGACTCAcagatctggactttgcagacgatattgcactgctagcagaaacaaacgaatgcttgcaaggcatgacgacaaatttggaagcagaagctggcaaaattgggctgaggataaatagtgataaaacaaagttgatgcaggttgggaacactcagacaaacacaccactagtggtcggACACCAACTCATAGAAGAAGTAcagcggttcacctatcttggcagcactctaacGACAGAGGTGTCAAGGCACATGTTAATTGCAGAATTGGTAAGgcgtcagcagtgttccaaagactgcgcccaatttggtctgcaccaacaatcgacactgcaacaaaagttcgactgtataacaccatcgtcATGCCAGTCGTCATTTATGCTAGCAAAACGTGGAAAATAATGTCAAGAGTAGcacgcaagctcaatgtattccaccagcattgcttacgaaagatcctgggtgtcacctaaCACGATCgcgttaccaatgaggagatactacaacgatgcgggtcacgggcactgcaggatatcgtgacagagcgcagagtgcggtttgctggatacattctgcgtctgccagatcaactgcacccaaagactgcaatgagatggataccggcagagggaagaaggaagagaggcgggccactcaagacctggcacaccacatttaaggaagacattaaacattggtatatcatgggaggaggtggAATTATTTGCAGCTGACCGAAATTGCTGGCGAGCACCTGTTGCTCAATGTGTCCAGATGCACaagcggacctaagtctaagtctaatCACTGGGGTAAGATGCCTTGCTCTTCATGTGTACAGTAACACTCTCTTGATGCTTCATTTTAGTTGTTTCTCTAAAACCCTCTCTCCCTAACAAACAGCTTCTTTCATAACCCCTCCTTCAACGTAAccaatttatttcattttttcctcttctttaattttttactctttttaaacatttttcgtAACCAACTTTTCTCCTTAGCCAAGATTTCTTTACTTTCATAACCCACTCTCTTAACCATCTCTTTTACTCCCCACAGTGAATGCTGAAGAATTGAGTGCGTTCAGCAACTCATATGATTGGGCACTTGCTTCACGAAACTTAAACCTACAATATATTTTGCGGTAAAATTACTGGCTATGaccacactacagcaatccttcaaaagaagttcttctggaagatctcttcagaaaaatcttctttcaaaagagcacgtccacacacaaaaaagcggatcgaaaaaatagatccactctttcaataaagAATGTCCACGAAgtccctgctatttcaaaagaacagaggagggattgaaaaatccagtgccatgaggactgctcgttTGAAAGAAGGGTCtgcgaagcatctacacatgatttttttttttaaagaatctttcaaaagaaggtgttcttcctgatctgggagcagaagaaggcttccggaagaagacccgcattcttttgatttctgatcaaaagagtgcattttgtgtgtagaagctccatgtgttcttttgaaaaagggctgaattttctgaaagaacttgctagtatagacgcagACTCCATGCCTATAAAACACAATCCTGTGCTGTATTCCTCTATGACTTTTCCTCAATATGTTCAAACCAAAAACCATTcataaaagtaacagagaaggagccgtgctagtctatacactgtgaaaacaaaaaagcagtcaagtagcactttaaagactaacaaaataattattaggtgagcttttgtgggacagatccacttcttcagacaaatgaagaaagctcacctaataaattattttgttagtctgtaaagagCTACATGGCAAGAATAGATACATTGTACAGTAGAAATGGAATTCTACACCTC comes from the Carettochelys insculpta isolate YL-2023 chromosome 2, ASM3395843v1, whole genome shotgun sequence genome and includes:
- the LOC142008279 gene encoding LOW QUALITY PROTEIN: uncharacterized protein LOC142008279 (The sequence of the model RefSeq protein was modified relative to this genomic sequence to represent the inferred CDS: substituted 2 bases at 2 genomic stop codons); amino-acid sequence: MVLDESQKEVQYPMQSSILSAKTTTKIGTWNVRTLNQCGKLAQLLCEFDSYRMDILDTSKMRWTGSNRLVSDGKTIPYSGNDSQHIQGVGLILSKEASRAVAGWKPVNEHIITVRFKSRHAKTTIIQVYAPTEDSDDAEKDMFYDLLQDIISDVPNHDITLLIGDTNAXIDNRRQGWEHVIGPYGSSTQTSDNGECLLLFRSMNNLCSGNTYFTHKNIHKKTWRSSDGITNNEIDYFCSSKRSRPALLDVRVYHGADVGSDHHLLMASLCLSLKRKQEWQTAPPYAVEKLRDQAIAEQYKLKLRNXFQQMQRETSLEDQWMQFKRAVTEIAEEMIGRRRGTQKECWIQDRTWQLIDEREVAKRQRDQAKLPGEKVEAMVKYQLLDRSVKKSCHADKKEWLECKGAEAQDIAKKCDTKTLYRIVQELTGARSNSNAPIKDKNGKILLSKEEQDACWVEHFKETLNQPNPAATYDFSKVFCIVLLRRLQSVVDKTLREEQAGFRCGRSCSEQIFTLRNIIKQMNAEELSAFSNSYDWALASRNLNLQYILR